Part of the Bacteroidota bacterium genome is shown below.
CAGTAATCGTAATGACTGGATGATGCCTCCTTTGTTTTATCTGAAAAAATGGATATCTCCTTATGGAGTAACGCAAATATTAACACATGACACACTTAAATTTAATTTGCGCACCGTGCCTGTTCCTAAACGGCCCAATTATGTGATTTTTATGCAGGCCGAGAACCTTGATAAACGTGTGGCTGATTTCCGGAAAAATTATGCAACGCTTAAATACGAAACTACTGTAGAACCGGGTTCAATGGACAGATTGCTTCATTGGTTAAACCCAAACAATGAAAACAATACCAGCACCATATATAAAATAGAAAAAGTGCTGCCCGATACAATTCGTTGATAATGGACCTCATTTTCTTAACCATTTTCGCTTTCATCGCGGGCTTTATTGACTCAGTAGTCGGAGGCGGCGGACTCATACAAATGCCCGCGTTTTTTATTTTCTTTCCCCAGCTGTCTGTTGCAACTGTATATGGAAGCAATAAATTTGCAGCCTTTTCAGGCACATCTGTTGCCGCGTTCCGTTATGCAAAAAACACACGCATCCCATGGGATGCGGTGATGCCGGCACTTATAACGGCTTTTATTTTTTCCATCCTGGGGGCAAGCGTTGTAAGCCTGATCAACAAAGAAGTTATCAAACCCATAGTGCTGAGCCTGCTTATTGCAGTCGCCATTTATACATTTACCAAAAAAGAGTTCGGCCTGCATCACGTTCCAAAGCTGGACAAAAACAAAACACTTCTGTATTCATTACTCACCGGTGCGGCACTTGGTTTTTACGACGGGTTCTTTGGCCCTGGTACAGGCAGTTTCCTGATCATGATATTCATTAGTGTGTTCGGATTTAATTTTCTTATTGGATCCGCTTCTGCCAAGCTGGTGAATTGCGCCACCAACATTTCAGCGCTTGTCTTTTTTATATATATGGGGCAGGTCCGTTATGATATTGCTATTCCAATAGCCTTAAGCAACATGGCCGGATCGTGGATCGGTGCACGCATGGCCCTTAAAAAAGGGAGCGGGTTTGTACGTGTTCTTTTCCTGGTAATTGTTACAGGAATGATAATCAAATTCGGGTATGATATTTTCTTCGGGGAAACACAACGATAAACAAATAAAAATCACTACAATCTTAAAAAAGGAAAACCTTTATGGAACGGAACTAAGTCCATTTATACCATCGGTATTACTTTCTCCTTTGCCATCTAATGATCACGGTACACTCAAATTAACATTTATATTACACCCGTTTTTATCTTTAATATTTACGCTATAATTACCCGGGCAAAGCTGGTTTTTATACCTGTTGCTGTAACCGCCCGGCCAGGTATAACTATATGGGCTGGTGCCGCCTGTTGCAGTTACCATTACCCATTCCTTGCAACCACAGCCGGTACAGTTGGCTGTTCCCTTAGTAAATTGCCCGACTAATGCACATCCACATGGGTTAACAGTAATATAATTGGCTTTTGTAACACTATCTTTTTTACAAATTGTGGTAACTACTAATTTAACATCGTGTGTACCGATACCGGAAAATGTTACGGTAGGCTTTACCGAGTCTGAACTTGCAGGATTGCCTCCGGCAAATTCCCAATGAAATTTATAGTCAGTGGTATCGCAGGAGTTATTTATTGCCGGAGTAAATTTAACGGGTGTATTTATACATGTATTGGTAGTGCCGGAAGTGTAGGTTAAATCGAGGACTTTACCTTCACAAATATTAGCGCATAATGAGGCTACAAAGGCATCGCTACCTCCGGAATAATACGGAACAAAAGGGCCGGCATAAGTTGTTTGGAAAGCACCTGTTGTTACAGGGTATCCGCCATCTGTAGCACCAGTGATATATATTGAATTACCATATACAGTTATTCCTCCTCCTGGTTCCAGATCATCCTCCCCTGTACCACCCATATATGTTGCACATAATTTTTTACCGGCCGGGGTAAATTTCACTATTAGCTGGTCTTCGATAAAGGGCGATCCGCTGGGATTTGTACTTGAGCCTCCGTTAAATACCGGTTGATAGCTGCAAACATCAACAAGCGAAGCGGTAGCAACATCTTCTCCCTCCATCAGTAAATAAATGTTATTATTTATATCCGTTGTAACGCTATTTCCAGTTTCATCAACACTTGTTCCATAAAAAGTCGCCCACAAACGGGTACCTGATGGATCGAATTTCACCAAATAGGCATCCCGGATACCCCCTATGACCATCTGGAATCCACTCTGGACAGGGAAATTAGCCGAAGTAGTCCATCCTGTAATAAGCACGTTGTCTGCCATGTCTATAGCTATACCCTGTCCCTGGTCGTCCCCGCTTCCCCCGCAAAAAGTGGCCCATAGGCGGGTTCCTAATGGATCGAATTTCACCACAAAAGCATCATTAAAACCACCACCGAAGGCTATCTGGAATGCACCGGGGGTTATAGGAAAACCAGTTGATGGTGATATTGTACGCCCAGTAATAACCACGTTGCCGCTTTGGTCCGTAGCTATGTCGGAACCCGAATCATATGAAGCTCCCCCATAATAAGTAGCCCACAAGAGCGTTCCGGCTGCGTTAAACTTCACTGTAAAAATATCAAAGCTTCCTCCTAAAATCATCTGGAATCCGCTCAAAACAGGAAAATCGACTGACTCAGTCTCCCCGGTTATAACCACGTTGCCAGCAATATCTGTGGCGATACCAAAAGATCTATCGCCTTTAATCCCCCCGCAAAAGGTTGCCCAAATCCGTGTTCCGGCAGCATCAAACTTTGCCACAAAGGCATCATCATTAAAAGCGCCGCCACCCTTAAATGACATTTGGAATCCGCCAAGAACCGGGAAATCGGAGGATTGAGTTTGTCCGGTGATAACAACATTTCCGGAAATATCCGCGGCAATGCCAAAGGCTTTGTCACCATCACTCCCTCCATAAAAGGTTGCCCAAATCCGTGTTCCTGCAGAATTAAACTTCACAACGAATGCATCCCATACCCCGCCGTAAACTACCTGGAATGCGCCAGGGACAACCGGGAAACCCGCTGAAGAAGTATACCCTGCAATAAAAACGTTACCTGCATTGTCTGTATCAATTCCCGTACTATATTCTGTAGCGCTCCCTCCATAATAAGTGGCCCAGGGATCAATGATCAAAGGATGTTCCGGGTTCCAGGTTCCAAGTTCAAAGGTTACTTCGTAGATATGAGATATGAGATTTGAGATTTGAGACTTTTTTGTATTGTTATTTTTTTCTCTCACATCTAATATCTCAAATCTCATATCTAACTTATACTCAGCTTTTACATCAACAATTTTCCCGTTAATATTCTGATAAACTTTTGGTATTGACTCGGTGAACTCGTTTACGCTGGTTTTAATTACCAGGTGGCCTTCACGATTTATATATATGTTTTCAGCGCCTTTCCAATGTAGTTTTATTTGGCTGGGATCCGCATGGGGTTGTACAATTATGTCATATTTTAAACCATGTGCTGCGCTGCCGCCATATGCTACGTCAATGTTGTTGTATATGTTTTTGTATGTTATCTTATTGTATTGTTTTACGTTGTTAATGCCTTGCGGGCAATGGGCGTAGTAATAGTTGTTGCATCCATCCAATTCCCTTTCATTAATAAGCCTGCAGTTAGTATTGGCTCCGGCAAAATCCATATCAACCCTGTGCACTTTAATTTTTTCATCGCGCATTAATTCATCTTGTTTTATATATTCATCGGCTTCGGTTAATGTTCCGGCATTAATTAATGTTTCCACTTTTTCGTGTACTTCGTGCATTATTTCAGCCATATTGCTGTATACATAGCTTATGCCGGTTTTACGTAAATAAATATCCGCCCTGCCTCCATCTAATTTGTATAAAATATCGGGGCAGGGTTTGCCATCCATGTCGGCTACCTGGCCTTTGTTGGGAGTAAAGCAGAGGCCATTGCCGCGAAGTGAACGGGTTTGCTCAGCGGCGCCAGCCATTGAAACCGGGTTACGCTGCGCAAAAGTTACAAGCTGCAAGAGAAATAAATAAAGTATAAACTTATTTTGCATATCTGTTCAGTAATTATGGAGTGTTGATCTCAACATTTGCACTGCACCCATTTTTATCTTTAATTTTTATAGTGTAATTGCCCGGGCAAAGTTGATTCTTATATCTTTTATCATATCCGTCGGGCCAGGTATAACTGTAAGGGCTTAGGCCGCCAGTGGCGTTTAGAATTATCCATTCTTTGCAACCACAACCCGTACAATTTGCAGTGCCTTTGGTAAATTGACCACTTAAGGGTGGAGGGGCGGCTATTACAGTTGTTGTAATGGCACTACATCCATTAGCATCAGTTACCGTTAATTCATAATTGCCTTCGGAAAGCCCGGTAATACTGCCTGTAGTGGAGCCATTATTCCAACTATAGGTATAGGCGGGAGTACCGCCTTGTACGCTGCTAATCACCTGTCCATTTGAATTATTGTAGCATGCCAGGTCAGTCGGGGTAAGTGTAATGCTCAATAATGGCGGCTCTGTAATTGTAATAGTTTTTGACGATAATGCTCCCGTATTATCAGAAATGGTTACTGTATATACACCGGCTGTCAAATTACTTATTGTTTGTGTGTTACCTCCAATTGGCGACCATGTGTATGAAAATGGAGCTGTGCCGAAAACAACTGTTGCAGTGGCTGCGCCTGTATTTTTACCTTTACATTTAACATCTATACCCACGATCTGGAATTCTAATGGAGTACACAGAACATTACTTGAAATTATGACCGAAGTGGAAACCAAAGAAAGTGTATTTTGTACACCTGAGCTTTTAGGCGTTGTTGATAAAACAGCCTTGGTAGCTATTGCAGAAGATGGCAGTACAAAATTAGGTGTTTCACAATGAATTAAACCTTGCGGATCAGTTTTTAAAAACAAATTAGATCCGTCTACAAGCGCATATCCCAAATCAGCAGTTTGTCTAATCCCGGTGGCTGGTTGGATTGAAAAAGAACTATACGTCCTTGACCAAAGCAAATTAAGATTGGCGTCAGCTTTAATCAGGTAAAGCTTAAATCCGGTTTGGTATCCCCCGCCCGTACCAACAAATTCACCGTTACCGGTAACATCAATAGAGGAAAAGCCAAGTTGCTCCCAGGCATTAGCAGCTTTATATGTATTTACTTTACCCATGTCTCCGTTAGCATTTATTTTTAAAAACAGAGATTCGCTTGGCAGTACATCGCCACCAGCAAATCCGCCTATTATATAACCAGTTGGTATTTCCCACACTTCCCTTCCGGATGAAACAAACCCTGCGGGACAATTAACATGATATTCCTGTTGCCACGTTATTGCACCTAAGGAAGTTAATTTAATAAGATGAACATTACTACTTCCTTGCTCATCCCCGGTATTACCGGTTAATATATAACCCCCATCAAGCGTTTGTTTAATATTTTGAGCACTCGCCATACCACCGGATAACGTCAATACTTTATCCCACTGTTGGTTCCCTGAATTATCTGTCTTAATAATGTATATATCTCCATACAGGGGGCCAAGAGCGCTGAAGTTTTTCGATCCGCAAATAATATATCCACCATCGCCGGTCTGCTCCACCCACAAGCCTAT
Proteins encoded:
- a CDS encoding TSUP family transporter — protein: MDLIFLTIFAFIAGFIDSVVGGGGLIQMPAFFIFFPQLSVATVYGSNKFAAFSGTSVAAFRYAKNTRIPWDAVMPALITAFIFSILGASVVSLINKEVIKPIVLSLLIAVAIYTFTKKEFGLHHVPKLDKNKTLLYSLLTGAALGFYDGFFGPGTGSFLIMIFISVFGFNFLIGSASAKLVNCATNISALVFFIYMGQVRYDIAIPIALSNMAGSWIGARMALKKGSGFVRVLFLVIVTGMIIKFGYDIFFGETQR
- a CDS encoding SBBP repeat-containing protein, giving the protein MQNKFILYLFLLQLVTFAQRNPVSMAGAAEQTRSLRGNGLCFTPNKGQVADMDGKPCPDILYKLDGGRADIYLRKTGISYVYSNMAEIMHEVHEKVETLINAGTLTEADEYIKQDELMRDEKIKVHRVDMDFAGANTNCRLINERELDGCNNYYYAHCPQGINNVKQYNKITYKNIYNNIDVAYGGSAAHGLKYDIIVQPHADPSQIKLHWKGAENIYINREGHLVIKTSVNEFTESIPKVYQNINGKIVDVKAEYKLDMRFEILDVREKNNNTKKSQISNLISHIYEVTFELGTWNPEHPLIIDPWATYYGGSATEYSTGIDTDNAGNVFIAGYTSSAGFPVVPGAFQVVYGGVWDAFVVKFNSAGTRIWATFYGGSDGDKAFGIAADISGNVVITGQTQSSDFPVLGGFQMSFKGGGAFNDDAFVAKFDAAGTRIWATFCGGIKGDRSFGIATDIAGNVVITGETESVDFPVLSGFQMILGGSFDIFTVKFNAAGTLLWATYYGGASYDSGSDIATDQSGNVVITGRTISPSTGFPITPGAFQIAFGGGFNDAFVVKFDPLGTRLWATFCGGSGDDQGQGIAIDMADNVLITGWTTSANFPVQSGFQMVIGGIRDAYLVKFDPSGTRLWATFYGTSVDETGNSVTTDINNNIYLLMEGEDVATASLVDVCSYQPVFNGGSSTNPSGSPFIEDQLIVKFTPAGKKLCATYMGGTGEDDLEPGGGITVYGNSIYITGATDGGYPVTTGAFQTTYAGPFVPYYSGGSDAFVASLCANICEGKVLDLTYTSGTTNTCINTPVKFTPAINNSCDTTDYKFHWEFAGGNPASSDSVKPTVTFSGIGTHDVKLVVTTICKKDSVTKANYITVNPCGCALVGQFTKGTANCTGCGCKEWVMVTATGGTSPYSYTWPGGYSNRYKNQLCPGNYSVNIKDKNGCNINVNLSVP
- a CDS encoding SprB repeat-containing protein — protein: MFHFSLKTYAITVLWGLISFTLKSQVDFKNSYLFSGLSCQRELSNSDYFLLASNMFSNNKYSRTNSLGIPVWSKFLAESATPNTEALVYLKCVQQTTDGGFIITGSYRTSPFFGTDEHVLLVKTDGLGVVQWSKSYGGNTNDIGLWVEQTGDGGYIICGSKNFSALGPLYGDIYIIKTDNSGNQQWDKVLTLSGGMASAQNIKQTLDGGYILTGNTGDEQGSSNVHLIKLTSLGAITWQQEYHVNCPAGFVSSGREVWEIPTGYIIGGFAGGDVLPSESLFLKINANGDMGKVNTYKAANAWEQLGFSSIDVTGNGEFVGTGGGYQTGFKLYLIKADANLNLLWSRTYSSFSIQPATGIRQTADLGYALVDGSNLFLKTDPQGLIHCETPNFVLPSSAIATKAVLSTTPKSSGVQNTLSLVSTSVIISSNVLCTPLEFQIVGIDVKCKGKNTGAATATVVFGTAPFSYTWSPIGGNTQTISNLTAGVYTVTISDNTGALSSKTITITEPPLLSITLTPTDLACYNNSNGQVISSVQGGTPAYTYSWNNGSTTGSITGLSEGNYELTVTDANGCSAITTTVIAAPPPLSGQFTKGTANCTGCGCKEWIILNATGGLSPYSYTWPDGYDKRYKNQLCPGNYTIKIKDKNGCSANVEINTP